One genomic region from Acaryochloris thomasi RCC1774 encodes:
- a CDS encoding Uma2 family endonuclease has protein sequence MLRYVPALYHAAPKLCWRSPITRTSWRSRRRPRSGATRSPDASWIKSERWNRLTENEKASFAPICPDCVIELRSTSDTLSELQAKMQEYISNGVLLGWLIDRKNRTVHIYRPHQSPQIIENPSQVNGDPELPGFSLLMAKIG, from the coding sequence ATGCTGCGGTATGTGCCCGCGCTCTACCATGCCGCTCCAAAATTGTGTTGGAGGTCACCCATTACCAGAACGAGCTGGAGATCGCGTCGACGGCCTCGTTCTGGAGCGACGCGATCTCCTGACGCCTCCTGGATTAAATCAGAGCGGTGGAATCGGCTAACGGAGAATGAAAAAGCTTCCTTTGCCCCGATTTGTCCTGATTGCGTTATTGAATTACGGTCCACCAGCGATACATTGAGCGAGCTGCAGGCCAAGATGCAGGAATATATCAGCAATGGCGTTTTATTGGGCTGGTTAATCGATCGTAAAAATCGTACCGTTCATATCTATCGTCCCCACCAATCGCCTCAGATTATTGAGAACCCTAGTCAAGTCAATGGTGACCCAGAATTACCGGGCTTCAGCTTGCTAATGGCTAAAATCGGGTGA
- a CDS encoding DUF6151 family protein — MSHSIQCSCGKLKGTLNPNGDVNRCVCYCADCQAFARFLKKENETLDERGGTTIIQTLPAHVAFTEGMEYLSCMCLTSNGLLRWYAACCHTPIGNTPPNLNMSFVGLIHTCLNSDQSSLDEAFGSACMHVNTKHAIGEDKPKPTGVLFGTFRILGMMLKARFDGSYKRTPFFVVGSGTPISMPKVLSDQELEDVMPVA; from the coding sequence ATGTCTCATTCAATTCAGTGCAGTTGCGGCAAACTCAAAGGCACACTCAACCCCAACGGTGATGTAAATAGATGTGTGTGCTACTGTGCCGATTGCCAAGCCTTTGCTCGTTTTCTCAAAAAAGAGAACGAAACACTCGATGAAAGGGGAGGAACCACCATCATTCAGACCCTTCCCGCACATGTCGCATTTACCGAAGGTATGGAATACCTGAGCTGTATGTGTCTTACGTCGAATGGTTTGCTGCGGTGGTATGCAGCTTGCTGTCATACGCCGATTGGGAATACTCCTCCCAACCTCAATATGTCCTTTGTGGGTTTAATTCATACCTGCTTGAATTCAGATCAAAGTTCGCTAGATGAAGCGTTTGGATCTGCATGTATGCACGTCAACACCAAACATGCGATCGGGGAAGATAAGCCAAAACCGACAGGAGTTTTGTTTGGCACATTCCGTATCCTCGGCATGATGCTCAAAGCTCGCTTTGATGGTAGCTACAAACGTACTCCATTCTTTGTAGTAGGGTCTGGTACTCCTATATCTATGCCGAAAGTACTGAGTGACCAAGAGCTTGAAGACGTAATGCCTGTTGCATAG
- the leuS gene encoding leucine--tRNA ligase, which yields MESRYTPVEIEAKWQKAWAEQNLDTTPDDSSKPKFYALSMFPYPSGSLHVGHTRNYVITDVIARLKRMQGYRVLQPMGWDAFGLPAENAAIARNTHPATWTYKNITQMKEQLRPLGLSIDWDRELATCSPDYYRWTQWIFLQFLDSGLAYQKEAAVNWDPVDQTVLANEQVDNEGRSWRSGAKVERKLLRQWFLKITDYAEELLADLDKLTGWPERVKTMQANWIGKSVGAYLEFSIVGMDEKVGVFTTRPDTVYGVTYVVLAPEHPLTPQVTTKERQSAVEKFIEEVSNESELERTAEDKPKRGIPTGGKAINPFTGAEIPILIADYVLYEYGTGAVMGVPAHDTRDFVFAQQNDLPIKTVIIPKGGDADAELTEAYTESGEMVNSDSFDGTPSVKGKEKIIAKAEKEGTGKARVQYRLRDWLISRQRYWGVPIPVIHCDACGAVPVPEQDLPVELPEDVTFSAQGGSPLAKLESWVNVPCPTCGKDAKRETDTMDTFIDSSWYFLRYTDAKNDQQVFDPAKVNDWMPVDQYVGGIEHAILHLLYSRFFTKVLRDRKLLNFDEPFQKLLTQGMVQASAYKNPKTEKYVAPSDIADLDNPQDPETGESLEVFYEKMSKSKYNGVPPEEVTSKYGADTARLFTLFKAPPEKDLEWEGADVEGQFRFLNRVWRLVHEYADQANHKQQSVDAAKLSKPEKELRRAVHTAIQETSEDLDGDYQFNTAVSELMKLSNALGNADDKTSSVYGEGIKTLLLLLAPFAPHIAEELWQMLGHADSILFQSWPQIDQEALVADEITLVIQIMGKTRGTIEVPASSTKAELEQYARDSEVGQRYLEGEMVKKVIVVPGKLINFVVAK from the coding sequence GTGGAGTCCCGTTACACCCCCGTTGAGATTGAAGCCAAGTGGCAAAAAGCCTGGGCCGAACAAAATCTCGACACCACCCCCGATGATTCCAGTAAGCCTAAGTTTTACGCTCTATCGATGTTTCCTTACCCCTCTGGGAGCCTGCACGTTGGCCATACCCGCAACTATGTAATCACTGATGTGATTGCTCGCCTAAAGCGGATGCAGGGCTATCGGGTTCTACAGCCAATGGGCTGGGATGCCTTTGGGTTGCCCGCGGAAAATGCTGCGATCGCAAGGAATACCCACCCCGCTACATGGACGTATAAAAACATCACTCAGATGAAGGAGCAGCTCCGACCCCTGGGGCTGTCCATCGACTGGGACCGAGAACTTGCCACCTGCTCTCCTGACTACTATCGCTGGACTCAGTGGATTTTTCTACAGTTCCTTGATTCGGGCCTCGCCTATCAAAAAGAAGCCGCCGTCAACTGGGATCCAGTTGATCAGACAGTTCTCGCCAATGAACAGGTGGATAATGAAGGCCGCTCATGGCGCTCAGGGGCAAAAGTCGAGCGAAAGCTGCTGCGTCAATGGTTCCTCAAGATTACCGACTACGCAGAAGAGCTGCTCGCGGATTTGGACAAGCTGACGGGCTGGCCAGAACGGGTCAAAACGATGCAGGCTAACTGGATTGGCAAATCCGTTGGAGCCTATCTAGAATTCTCGATTGTGGGCATGGACGAAAAAGTCGGAGTGTTCACGACCCGTCCCGATACGGTCTATGGCGTGACCTATGTGGTGTTAGCGCCCGAGCATCCCTTAACGCCTCAGGTGACAACGAAGGAGCGCCAGTCCGCTGTCGAAAAATTTATTGAAGAGGTCTCTAACGAAAGCGAACTAGAGCGAACGGCAGAAGACAAACCCAAGCGTGGTATCCCGACGGGCGGCAAGGCGATTAATCCCTTCACGGGGGCAGAGATTCCGATCTTAATTGCGGACTATGTTCTCTACGAATACGGGACCGGAGCGGTGATGGGCGTCCCGGCCCACGACACCCGCGACTTTGTCTTTGCTCAGCAAAATGACTTGCCGATCAAAACTGTGATTATCCCAAAGGGAGGCGATGCTGATGCAGAGTTGACGGAAGCCTATACAGAGTCTGGAGAGATGGTAAACTCCGACTCCTTTGATGGAACGCCTTCAGTCAAGGGTAAAGAGAAAATCATTGCTAAAGCAGAAAAAGAGGGGACTGGAAAAGCCCGTGTTCAGTATCGTTTGCGTGACTGGTTGATTTCTCGCCAGCGCTATTGGGGCGTCCCGATCCCTGTGATTCACTGCGATGCGTGTGGTGCAGTGCCGGTGCCTGAACAAGATTTGCCGGTGGAGCTGCCTGAAGATGTCACTTTCTCTGCCCAAGGCGGATCGCCGCTGGCCAAGCTGGAGAGCTGGGTGAATGTTCCCTGCCCAACCTGCGGCAAAGACGCCAAGCGGGAAACCGACACGATGGATACTTTTATTGATTCGTCTTGGTATTTTCTCCGCTACACCGATGCTAAAAATGATCAGCAGGTGTTCGATCCAGCTAAAGTTAATGACTGGATGCCGGTGGATCAGTATGTCGGTGGAATTGAGCATGCGATTTTGCACCTGCTTTATTCGAGGTTCTTTACTAAAGTTTTGCGCGATCGCAAACTCCTGAATTTCGATGAACCGTTTCAAAAGCTGCTGACGCAGGGCATGGTGCAGGCATCGGCGTATAAAAATCCCAAAACCGAGAAATATGTCGCCCCTAGCGATATTGCTGATCTCGATAATCCTCAAGATCCAGAAACGGGAGAATCGCTGGAGGTCTTCTATGAAAAGATGTCCAAGTCAAAGTACAACGGCGTCCCACCAGAAGAAGTGACGAGCAAGTATGGGGCCGATACCGCTCGCTTGTTTACCTTATTTAAGGCACCCCCCGAAAAAGATCTGGAGTGGGAAGGGGCCGACGTCGAAGGTCAGTTCCGCTTTTTGAATCGCGTGTGGCGTTTGGTGCATGAGTACGCCGACCAGGCTAACCACAAGCAACAGAGCGTTGATGCGGCCAAACTCTCTAAGCCTGAGAAAGAACTTCGGCGAGCTGTTCATACGGCTATTCAAGAGACCAGCGAAGACCTTGACGGTGACTATCAGTTCAATACTGCTGTTTCAGAGTTGATGAAGCTCAGTAACGCCCTCGGCAATGCTGATGATAAAACCTCCTCTGTCTACGGAGAAGGGATTAAAACATTGCTACTGCTCTTAGCGCCCTTTGCTCCCCACATTGCCGAAGAACTGTGGCAAATGTTAGGGCACGCAGACTCAATTTTGTTTCAGTCTTGGCCGCAAATTGATCAGGAGGCGTTGGTTGCCGATGAGATCACCCTCGTCATTCAGATTATGGGCAAAACCCGAGGCACGATTGAGGTACCGGCCAGTTCGACTAAAGCAGAGCTAGAGCAGTATGCCCGTGACTCTGAAGTGGGCCAGCGTTATTTAGAAGGAGAAATGGTCAAAAAAGTCATCGTAGTACCGGGGAAGCTAATTAACTTTGTAGTGGCGAAATAG
- the gmd gene encoding GDP-mannose 4,6-dehydratase: MGTAKKCLLTGITGQDGSYLSELLLEKGYEVHGILRRTSTFNTDRIDHLYEDPHSESAKLFLHYGDLCDGTTLRRILEEVQPTEIYNLGAQSHVRVSFDAPEYTVDSVAMGTLRLLEAVRDYRHRTGIDVRYYQAGSSEMFGKVQAVPQSETTPFYPRSPYACAKVYGHWQTINYRESYDMFACNGILFNHESPRRGETFVTRKITRAVARIVAGKQDKIYMGNLDSKRDWGYAKDYVRAMWLMLQQDKPDDYVVATGETHSVEEFLEVAFGYVNLNWSDSVAFDERYVRPAEVDLLIGDPSKAKEKLDWQPTISFKELVHLMVDADLTALGLPSPDGEKVQSKTNDRATVRNANSVHLSV; encoded by the coding sequence ATGGGTACCGCTAAAAAATGTCTGTTGACCGGAATTACGGGTCAAGACGGATCCTACCTCAGTGAATTGCTGCTTGAGAAAGGATATGAAGTCCACGGCATTCTCCGACGCACCTCAACGTTCAACACAGATCGCATCGATCATCTTTATGAAGATCCTCACAGTGAGTCCGCCAAGCTGTTTTTGCACTACGGTGACCTCTGCGATGGCACGACCCTACGACGCATCTTAGAAGAAGTACAGCCAACAGAGATCTATAACCTAGGGGCGCAATCCCACGTACGGGTTAGCTTCGATGCTCCTGAATATACGGTTGATTCTGTTGCGATGGGGACTCTGCGTTTGCTAGAGGCGGTTCGAGACTATCGCCATCGCACTGGCATCGACGTTCGCTATTACCAGGCTGGCTCTTCTGAGATGTTTGGCAAGGTTCAGGCTGTTCCTCAGTCAGAAACAACCCCCTTTTATCCTCGTAGTCCTTATGCCTGTGCCAAAGTTTACGGCCATTGGCAAACCATCAATTATCGTGAATCCTACGATATGTTTGCCTGCAACGGCATTCTTTTTAATCATGAGTCTCCTCGTCGAGGCGAAACCTTTGTGACTCGTAAAATTACGCGGGCCGTGGCGCGCATCGTCGCCGGAAAGCAGGACAAAATTTATATGGGTAACCTCGACTCGAAAAGGGATTGGGGCTATGCCAAAGACTACGTCCGGGCTATGTGGCTAATGCTGCAGCAAGATAAGCCTGATGACTACGTGGTGGCAACCGGTGAAACCCACTCCGTTGAAGAATTTCTAGAAGTTGCCTTTGGCTACGTCAATCTCAACTGGAGCGATTCAGTTGCGTTTGATGAGCGCTACGTACGTCCCGCAGAAGTTGATCTGCTCATTGGTGATCCCAGCAAGGCGAAAGAAAAGCTAGACTGGCAACCCACAATTTCTTTTAAAGAACTCGTTCACTTAATGGTTGATGCAGACCTAACAGCCTTAGGCTTGCCTTCACCTGACGGAGAAAAAGTGCAGTCGAAGACAAACGATAGAGCAACTGTTCGAAACGCTAATAGCGTCCATCTGTCTGTCTGA
- the fcl gene encoding GDP-L-fucose synthase — protein sequence MDKTAKIYVAGHRGLVGSAVLRALQAQGYTNLVMATHQEVDLTRQEAVEAFFAQHQPDHVILSAAKVGGIQANNTYRGEFLYDNLMIEANVIHSAYQHGVKKLLFLGSSCIYPKLCPQPMSEDALLTGPLEPTNEPYAIAKIAGLKLCENYSRQYGVNYISAMPTNLYGINDNFDLANSHVLPALMRKFHEAKLEGQPSVTVWGTGTPLREFLYVDDLADALLFLMHNYDAAEFVNVGTGQEVSIKELATTIKAVVGFEGELVFDTAKPDGTPRKLQDTSKLEALGWKAKTSFKEGVEQTYRWFVENYEHIRGKE from the coding sequence ATGGATAAGACCGCCAAGATTTATGTTGCAGGTCATCGAGGCCTTGTCGGGAGCGCCGTCCTGCGAGCTTTGCAGGCTCAAGGATATACAAATTTGGTGATGGCAACCCATCAAGAGGTTGACCTCACTCGCCAAGAAGCGGTAGAGGCTTTCTTTGCCCAACACCAGCCCGACCACGTGATTCTTTCCGCCGCCAAAGTGGGTGGAATTCAGGCGAACAATACCTATCGGGGCGAGTTTCTTTACGACAACTTGATGATTGAGGCGAATGTGATTCATAGTGCCTATCAACATGGGGTAAAGAAGCTGCTGTTCTTAGGCTCTTCCTGTATTTATCCTAAGCTTTGCCCTCAGCCCATGTCAGAGGATGCCCTGCTAACGGGACCGTTAGAGCCAACCAATGAGCCTTACGCCATTGCTAAGATTGCGGGCCTAAAGCTGTGCGAAAACTATTCCCGTCAATATGGCGTCAACTATATTTCAGCGATGCCCACTAATCTCTATGGCATCAACGATAACTTTGACCTTGCCAATTCCCATGTGCTGCCAGCTTTGATGCGAAAGTTCCATGAAGCTAAGCTTGAGGGACAGCCATCGGTCACGGTTTGGGGAACGGGAACTCCGCTGCGAGAATTCCTTTACGTTGATGATTTAGCCGATGCGCTGCTGTTCTTGATGCACAACTATGATGCTGCTGAGTTCGTCAACGTTGGCACCGGTCAGGAAGTTTCGATTAAAGAATTGGCGACAACGATTAAGGCTGTGGTTGGCTTTGAGGGAGAGCTGGTCTTTGATACCGCGAAGCCAGATGGTACGCCGCGTAAGCTGCAAGATACGTCAAAGCTTGAGGCGCTGGGCTGGAAGGCGAAAACCAGCTTTAAAGAGGGGGTTGAGCAAACCTACCGATGGTTTGTCGAAAACTATGAACATATCCGAGGCAAGGAATAG
- a CDS encoding alpha/beta fold hydrolase codes for MQGSYIDSAIATLRGRRRQEHSLKSEQMKLLQTQAGTLRVLDTGGSKQPLIMVPDGPCVLEHYADLIDLLSPDFRVVCFDLPGFGFSYPAFGFDFSISKMADTVVEVMDLLQIPSAVLAFTCANGFFALYVAKHHPERVSHLVLGQTPSFQAMRQWDDQIIPKILHVPYVGQLIMAGLTRKVAVGWYDRALPKRSEHRSHFAQQANQALESGGCFCLASFVQGLSRTQDSEVSGVQAPTLLIYGNKDLSHRHTNFSSLRDHVPAADVTSFKGCGHFPDLERPQEYAKQIKQFVHVAT; via the coding sequence ATGCAAGGTTCATACATCGATAGTGCGATCGCAACCCTTCGAGGACGGAGGCGGCAGGAACATAGTCTCAAATCAGAACAGATGAAGTTGCTACAGACTCAAGCTGGAACACTTCGCGTCCTTGATACGGGCGGCAGCAAACAACCCTTGATCATGGTGCCTGATGGACCTTGTGTCCTTGAACATTACGCAGACTTGATTGATCTGCTGTCACCAGACTTTCGCGTGGTTTGCTTTGATTTACCCGGCTTTGGGTTTTCATATCCAGCATTCGGCTTCGATTTCAGCATTTCTAAAATGGCCGATACTGTGGTGGAAGTCATGGATTTGCTGCAAATTCCTAGCGCTGTGCTGGCATTTACCTGTGCCAATGGCTTCTTTGCCCTCTATGTCGCCAAGCATCACCCCGAGCGCGTTTCCCATTTAGTGCTTGGGCAAACTCCGTCTTTTCAAGCTATGCGCCAATGGGATGATCAGATTATTCCCAAAATTCTGCATGTCCCCTATGTTGGGCAGCTAATCATGGCAGGTCTGACTCGTAAGGTTGCAGTGGGTTGGTACGATCGCGCCTTGCCGAAACGCAGTGAGCATAGATCTCATTTCGCTCAACAGGCTAATCAAGCACTCGAGTCAGGGGGGTGCTTTTGTCTAGCGAGTTTTGTTCAAGGTCTTAGCCGAACTCAGGACTCTGAAGTTAGCGGTGTACAAGCCCCCACGCTATTGATTTATGGCAATAAAGATCTCTCTCATCGGCATACCAACTTTTCGTCTTTACGTGATCATGTACCAGCCGCAGACGTCACTAGCTTTAAGGGGTGCGGACATTTCCCCGATCTTGAACGTCCGCAGGAATATGCAAAACAGATAAAGCAGTTCGTCCATGTCGCAACATAA
- a CDS encoding SGNH/GDSL hydrolase family protein codes for MNNSHKISPQELRRRLINPKIKEKDLQEFLIIDPSSTNSFEPIIRVNPSTVNTTEMSNGGVLNGINRIAKERRQLQYRLTVNNPLFRGQKIVSEGDSWFQFPILLFDVIDQLFSPFDISPDYAIFSLGEAGDLLSNIINEDEITQAIEVENPEVFLISGSGNDLVFDGNLANFIHPFEDGRPPENYLNNEFYRFKDMIRQLYRGLYIRLLSRFPDLKIIGHGYDYVIPDNGVSLGRPMKKKGIEDPELQKAIMRVIIDHLNESQLELVNNVEMGGRAFHVDCRGEVGDNNWFDELHPNNAGFARVSYLFTEKIKEATGRS; via the coding sequence ATGAATAATTCTCATAAAATCAGTCCTCAGGAGCTACGCAGACGTCTCATAAACCCGAAGATAAAAGAAAAAGATTTACAGGAATTCTTAATAATTGATCCTAGCTCTACTAACTCATTTGAGCCGATTATCAGAGTTAATCCATCGACTGTTAATACAACGGAAATGTCTAATGGGGGAGTTCTGAATGGGATTAACCGTATAGCTAAAGAACGGCGCCAACTACAGTATAGGCTGACTGTTAACAACCCTTTATTCCGCGGGCAGAAAATTGTTTCAGAAGGAGACTCATGGTTTCAATTTCCTATTTTACTTTTCGATGTTATCGATCAGCTATTTTCTCCATTTGACATAAGCCCTGACTACGCAATTTTTAGCTTAGGTGAAGCAGGAGACCTATTGTCAAATATCATAAATGAAGATGAGATAACTCAGGCAATAGAGGTAGAAAATCCTGAAGTCTTCCTAATCAGTGGAAGTGGGAACGATTTAGTCTTTGATGGTAACCTTGCTAACTTTATTCATCCATTTGAAGATGGAAGGCCTCCAGAGAATTATCTGAATAATGAATTTTATAGATTCAAAGATATGATTAGACAGCTCTACCGTGGATTGTATATTCGGCTTCTGTCCCGCTTCCCTGACTTAAAGATTATTGGCCATGGGTATGATTACGTCATCCCGGATAATGGTGTCTCACTTGGAAGGCCGATGAAGAAAAAGGGAATCGAAGATCCTGAACTTCAAAAAGCTATCATGCGAGTCATTATTGATCATTTAAACGAATCTCAACTAGAACTAGTAAATAATGTAGAAATGGGCGGACGTGCTTTCCATGTAGATTGTCGAGGTGAGGTGGGAGACAATAACTGGTTTGATGAGCTACATCCGAACAATGCAGGATTTGCTAGGGTTAGTTATCTATTTACGGAGAAAATCAAAGAAGCAACAGGTCGAAGCTAA
- a CDS encoding LysE family translocator, which produces MTLSNSVALFTAMVALALLPSLSVMTVLARSAALGFFHGAATSLGIVAGDVLYILLAIYGLAFLTERMGGAILLIQYAGAAYLIWLGLSLWRSKSLTFDLKKPPKASLVSSFLAGFLLTVADQKVVLFYLGFFPAFVDIATLSIVDAGIVVAIATTAVGGVKLGYALIADRARFLLANAKTSRGMNLIAGAIMIGAGIAVLLRS; this is translated from the coding sequence ATGACCCTGAGTAATTCCGTTGCCCTATTCACAGCGATGGTGGCCTTGGCTCTCCTACCTAGCCTAAGCGTGATGACGGTGCTGGCTCGATCGGCTGCATTAGGCTTTTTTCATGGTGCTGCCACCAGTCTGGGGATTGTGGCTGGAGATGTTCTCTACATATTGCTAGCCATTTACGGATTGGCTTTTTTGACGGAGCGCATGGGTGGGGCCATTCTCTTGATTCAATATGCTGGAGCGGCCTATTTAATTTGGTTGGGTTTGTCGCTGTGGCGCTCTAAGTCTTTGACCTTTGATCTCAAAAAGCCCCCCAAAGCGTCGTTGGTTTCAAGCTTCCTTGCTGGTTTTTTGCTTACTGTGGCAGATCAAAAGGTGGTTCTTTTCTATTTGGGTTTCTTTCCTGCCTTTGTGGATATTGCGACGCTTTCGATTGTGGATGCTGGGATTGTGGTTGCGATCGCAACCACTGCAGTTGGTGGTGTCAAGTTAGGCTATGCACTCATCGCTGATCGGGCGCGATTTCTATTAGCCAACGCCAAAACAAGCCGGGGCATGAATCTGATCGCTGGTGCGATCATGATTGGTGCGGGCATTGCCGTTCTACTCAGAAGCTAA
- a CDS encoding branched-chain amino acid transaminase, whose protein sequence is MLAQPEIRPQNLTPDFLPQAYLRGRFLPFSEAQISIATHALHYGTAVLGGIRGWINPDTPGQILLFRLDAHCQHLSQSAKYLGYTISPVELKLKLMEFVRLNQPRTSFYIRPLIYTSGLGLAPRCHDIEKDVLIYGLLMGEYMKEAGVRCRISSWARQEDRCQPLRGKLSAAYIASALAKTEAISSGFDEAILMNSQGKVSEGSAMNLFLVRNGELITPSVDQDILEGITRDSVIQLAKEQNLRVIERSVDKSELFIADEVFLCGTAAQITPVLAIESYQLSDDRPITTRLKQDLQAIMLGQNSNYEHWQTRISLTRS, encoded by the coding sequence ATGCTTGCCCAACCGGAAATTAGACCCCAGAATCTGACGCCCGACTTTTTGCCCCAAGCCTATCTGCGGGGGCGCTTTTTACCCTTTTCAGAGGCCCAAATCTCTATTGCCACCCATGCACTCCATTACGGAACCGCTGTGTTAGGTGGCATTCGGGGATGGATCAATCCAGATACGCCGGGGCAGATCCTGCTGTTTCGGTTAGATGCTCACTGCCAGCACTTGAGTCAGAGTGCGAAATATTTGGGTTACACCATCAGCCCTGTAGAACTAAAGCTGAAGCTGATGGAGTTTGTGCGGTTGAATCAACCCCGTACATCGTTTTATATCCGGCCTTTGATTTATACGTCGGGTCTGGGGCTTGCGCCTCGCTGTCACGACATTGAGAAGGATGTCCTGATCTATGGATTGCTGATGGGAGAGTACATGAAAGAGGCTGGGGTCCGCTGTCGGATTAGTTCTTGGGCTCGGCAGGAAGACCGGTGTCAGCCACTGCGGGGAAAATTGAGTGCGGCGTATATTGCTTCGGCGTTGGCGAAAACGGAAGCGATCTCATCTGGTTTTGATGAGGCGATCTTGATGAACTCGCAGGGCAAGGTAAGTGAAGGCTCGGCGATGAACCTATTCCTGGTCCGCAATGGCGAGTTAATTACCCCCAGCGTCGATCAAGATATTTTGGAGGGGATTACCCGCGATAGCGTGATCCAGTTGGCTAAAGAACAGAACCTCAGGGTCATTGAACGTTCAGTGGACAAGTCGGAATTATTTATTGCTGATGAGGTCTTTCTCTGCGGCACAGCAGCTCAAATTACCCCCGTGTTGGCGATAGAAAGTTACCAGCTCAGCGATGATCGACCGATTACAACGCGGCTTAAGCAAGATCTACAAGCCATAATGCTGGGGCAGAACTCAAACTATGAACACTGGCAAACGAGAATTAGCTTGACTCGCTCTTAG
- a CDS encoding TrmB family transcriptional regulator has protein sequence MNFKIAPLLSGVTKMSNPQLQEQLSSLGLTRYEAAVYLALLERQDFTPTQVATRAQVPRQRIYDVLASLCDRGLCVERHSGRQRLFQAIDPTQALPTLLQVKQRQYEAELSRQRQETEAMVAALGPLYAAGHQTQDPLAYIEVLSEPNRICDRGAQMARSAQDSISVFFSYPSVLSHEEGLKLVKEPLARGLNYRTIYETHSWQDPSNREFIQQCQEWGQQIRFVTEVPFKMQLFDQQATLLSLQDPLAGTPSFTALSIAHPGLAKMLQISFETLWEQGVPELH, from the coding sequence ATGAACTTTAAAATAGCACCACTGTTGAGTGGTGTCACTAAAATGTCGAATCCGCAATTACAGGAGCAGCTTTCTAGTCTGGGGTTAACGCGCTATGAAGCGGCAGTCTATCTAGCTCTGCTGGAGCGTCAGGATTTCACGCCTACGCAGGTGGCAACTCGCGCTCAAGTGCCGCGTCAGCGAATTTATGATGTGTTGGCCTCACTTTGCGATCGCGGCCTCTGTGTCGAACGCCATTCAGGACGACAGCGATTATTCCAGGCCATTGACCCAACCCAGGCATTGCCGACGCTACTGCAGGTCAAACAGCGCCAGTATGAGGCTGAGCTATCGCGGCAGCGGCAGGAGACAGAAGCAATGGTGGCAGCTTTAGGACCGCTCTATGCTGCCGGTCATCAGACCCAAGATCCATTGGCGTATATTGAAGTGCTGTCGGAGCCGAACCGGATTTGCGATCGCGGTGCTCAGATGGCCCGGTCAGCCCAAGACAGCATCTCCGTCTTCTTTAGTTATCCTTCAGTACTCAGCCATGAAGAAGGTTTAAAACTTGTCAAAGAGCCTCTAGCACGTGGCCTCAACTACCGAACCATCTATGAAACCCATAGCTGGCAAGATCCCAGTAACCGTGAATTTATCCAGCAATGCCAAGAATGGGGACAGCAAATCCGATTCGTAACGGAAGTCCCCTTCAAAATGCAGCTCTTTGATCAGCAAGCGACCCTCTTATCCCTCCAGGATCCACTGGCTGGAACGCCCAGCTTTACCGCCCTCAGCATCGCTCATCCAGGGTTGGCAAAGATGCTACAAATTTCGTTTGAGACTCTTTGGGAGCAGGGAGTCCCTGAGTTGCACTGA